In the Fusobacterium varium genome, CACCTATATTAGGTTCTATTCTATATACAGTTCCAGAAACTATATCATTTTTCTTAATAGAAGTTGATGGAAGAAGGAATTTATAGATTTTCATTGTTGCTGAAAGTCTACCTTTACTATCTTCATATATTCCAACTAAATATTTTTTTCCTACCTCAACTGGTATCTCTTGTTGCCCTCTAGGAAGAAGTAACTCTTTTTTTAACCCCCAATCCATAAAAGCTCCAAGTTTTGGGTTTACATCTGTAACCTCTAACTTAGCTAAAGTTCCAACAAGAGCTTCAGTTTTTCTAAAAGTTGCTACTGGTCTATCTTCAGAGTCCATATATATTAGAACTTCTACTTCGTCTCCCTCTTTTAGCTCTCTCTCTTCTAACTCATTATTTGGAAGAAGTATACTTATATCCTCTAACTCCTCTCCCTCTTTTTCAACCTCAGTAAGATAAGCTCCTACACTTGTAAATCTATCAACTATCATTTTTTGTCTTTTACCTATTTTTATCATTAATTCTTCTCTCCTTAAACAAAATATTAGATTTTATTATACCTTTTATTCTAATTATTTACAAGAATAATTTTTTTATTTCTAACTTAAATTTCTCTTTTTCTTCACTATTTTCCAATATTTTCAAAGCAAATTTATTAATAAAAGAGGATCTTACAACACTTGGCTTCCCACCAAGTACCACTATTTTTTCTCCTAAAGTTATTGCTGTATCAATATCATGTGTTATTAAAATAATTGTTTTCTTTTCTGACTCTTGTAATTTTATCAAGTCTTCTACTATTTCCTCTTTTATCTTTACATCTAAAAACTCAAAAGGTTCATCCATAAACATATAATTTGAAGGAAAGGCAAAGGCTCTAGCTATCCCAACTCTCCTCTTCATTCCTCCACTTAACATATTAGGAAACTCTTTTTCACTTCCTTCTAAATTAACTATCTTTAAATATTTTTTTATTCTCTCATCAAGTTCTGATTTCTCAACCTTTCCTTTTAATACAAATTCAAGGTTACTATAAACAGTTTTCCAAGGTATTAAAGTGTCCTCTTGAAACACATATGATATCCCTTTTTTATGTTCTCTTTCAAAGATAATCTCTCCACTATAATCTTTTATTTTTCCAGCTATAATATTTAAAAGAGTAGATTTTCCACAGCCAGATTCACCTAAAATAGCTGTAATTTTTCTCTCTTCTATTTCAATATCAATTCCACCTAAAACTTTTTTATCTCCATAATTTTTAACTATCTTTTTTAGTTGCACTACTCTTTCCTCCAACTACTCATCTTTCTATTAAAGCTTTTTATTGTAACCTCAATTAGAAAATTTACAAGAATTATTATAATTATCCAAGCAAATATAGTAGCACTTTCAAGATAGATTTTTCCCATAAATATCTCTCCACCTATTGAAAGGGGATCTTGAGCTAAAACTTCTCCAGCTATTATTACTTTTAAAGCAAGTCCAACTATTGATGGAAGAGTTGAAGATAAATGAAAATAGATACTTGGAATATAGATATCTCTATAAATTAAAAATCTTGATACATCATATATTCTAGCCATCTTTATTAGATCTCTATCTATAGATTCTATTCCACCTATAATATTTTCATATATAATAGGTAGAACAATCATTATTCCAGCAAAAAATGGAACAAATTCAACTTTGCTCCATATTAATACTAAAATTATAACTACTATTGTAGGAATTGATTTTATAAAGTTTACAAATGGAAAAAATATCATATCACATATTTTATATCTATAAGCTAATATTCCCAACACACTTCCTAAAAAAAATGAAACTATTAAGCTTATAACTGCTTTTTTTAAGGTATTAAAAAGTATAATTAAAAAATTTTCATTTTTCAAAATCTCAATTAAAGAGTTAAAAACAGTTAATATATCTGGAAAGATCATTTGATTTCCAACAACTTTTGCAATAATTTCCCAAACAACAAGAAAAATTATAGAAGATAAAAAAAGATAACTATTTTGATATGAATATCTCTTCATCTGGAATTTTTCCTCCAATAGCTTTTTTATTATTTTCAGCTATCTCTCTAAAATATATCATATACTCATCTTTTCCCTCTGCTCCTGTTGTAAAATCAAAATTAGCTTTTTTAATAGCTTCATCTATAATATCCTTTGGTAGAGTGATTTGAGCCTTTGAAATATATTCTAATCTTTTATTATCATTACTTTCTATAAATTCAATACTATCTTTTAAATCTTTTATAAACTCATCTAAAAAATTAGGATTTTCTTTTAATATATCTTCTGAAACTATCAATGTTGATTGTGGATATCCCTTTGCTACATTAAATAGTTTTTTCCACTCTTGATTAAGTTCAACATTAATTTTACTATTTTTATCTTTAGAAAGAATCTTACTTGCCATAGGTTCAGCAATTACTACAATATCTTTTTTTCCACTTAAATAAAGTGGTGCTAACTCATTTCCACTACTTAAATAATCAATTTTGATATCTTTAGATAGATCTAAACCATTTTTCTTTAAAAGAGTTTGTAAAATAATATCTGGAGTAAGTCCTTTTCCTATTGTTCCTATCTCTTTTCCTTTTAAATCTTTTAAAGAATCAAAGTTTTCTCTACTGATAACATAGAAAGATCCCCAACCTACTGTACCACCTATTTTATAACCTAATCCTTTGTTATACAATTGTCCTGCAAGATTTGATGGAACAATAGCTATATCAGCATCTTTTTTCATAAGAGTCATAACTAAAGATTCAGATAGTTTCTCTATTTTGTACTCTACATCTACACCATCAATTTGAGGTTTCTCATTTATCATCTTAACTAAACTTAGAGCAGGAAGTCCATCTGGAGCTACCACTTTAATTTTATCTTTAGAATATATATTTATACCTAAAATTAACATCAATATAAAATAGATAAATTTCTTTTTCATATTAAACCCTTCCTATTTAACTTTACTTTCTTTCTCTTTTATAAAATCAGCACAGTCACCAAAATAGAAATTTTTCTCTCTTTTTCTTAAAAATAGAAGTTTATTGGCAAATTTAGAGATCTCTTTTATATTATGAGTAATAAATATAACTGTAAGTTGTCTATTGTCACACATTCTTTTTACTGTTTCATAAAAATTTATCTTACTTTTCACATCAAGTGTTGAACTTGGATTATCTATATAAAGAAGCTTAGGATCAGTAATCATATGTTTTGCCATATTGACTTTTAATTGTTGTAAAGTGTTTAATTTATTTATCTTTTTATCTCTCACTTCAAAAAGTCCCATATCTTTTAAAAGTTCATCTACTTTTTCCCAATCACTTTCTCCCATTATTTTTCCTCTATTTCTTGAGATCATCCCTATTGCAACAATCTCTCTAGCAGTTCCAGGAAACTCTTCCTTTGTTTGCATAACATTTTGTGGAATATAACTTACCTCATCTTTCCCTATATTATGATAAGCAATTTCACCTTCTATACCAGTTGTTATTAATCCTAACATACTTTTAATAAGGCTACTCTTTCCAGAACCAGGAATTCCTCCAATTGCTAGATAATCACCTCTTTCTACATTGAAAGTTACATTTTGTAAAACTGTTCTGTTTTTAATATTCAAACTAAAGTTATCTACAGTTAATATGATATCACTCATTTTTTAGCCCTCCTGTTCTTTTTTAATAATTTTGTCTATATTCTATTATAGCACATTTTTTAAAAAATCTCATGCGAAATTGAAACTTATTTTTTATGTTAATTTTTTTTGATTAAAAAGAATATAGTTATATACTAAAAAAGGGATAATTTTTTAATTACCCCTTTTCCTTTATTAAATTTTATTAGAAGTTATATCTAAATCCTGCATAATAACTTCTTCCATCAGCTGGATTATGACTTCCATAACCTGGATATTCTTGTAAAACAAATGATGAACAATATTCTTCATCAAATAGATTTTTAATTCCACCATAAATTTCTAAACCATCATTAAATTTATAAGTTAAATTTGTATCTACAGTAGTATACTCATTATTTTTTCCAAGTTTATTTGCAAAATCATCATTTCCATAAGCTGCACTTTGATAGTACATATCAATATTTCCTATTAATTTTTCTGTAAAGCTATAAGTAGCTCCTAAATTAACTGTCCATTTTGGTACTCCTGGAAACTCATTATTTTTATTTACTCCATCTTTAATTTCAGATTTAATTAATGATATTCCTTCTCTTAAAGTTAATTTATCAAAGTAATGATTTAAAGATAATTGAGCCCCTCTTCTTTCAATTTTTCCATCAAAGTTTTTGTTTGCTCCTGGATAAGCTCCTGGATATAATACCATATTTGAATCATAATAAATTTCATCTTTAGTATTCATTAAAAATATTGAAGCTGAAATATAGGTATTTTTATATATATCTTTTATTCCTAATTCATAAGTTTCTGTTTCTTGAATTTTAAAATCTCCACCCCAAGCTTTATAATTTACTCCCATATCTTGAAGGCTCGGACTTCTATAACCATTTACATAACTTAAATATAAACTTCCAGTATCAGAATATAAATAGTTTACTCCTAATTCATAACTATTAGCATTATTCTCATTTTTTTTATCAAAAATTATATCTCCTGAATCATATTTTATTTTTTCTCTTCTATAACCTTGAGTAAATTGCCAATCTCCTACAGTTGTTTTATTTAAAATATATCCTGCATAAGATTCTCTTGTTTTATCTTTAGCTGAAGTATTTAATTTATCTTCAGATTTTCCATCTTTATAGTCACCACCTAGTATAATATAACTATTATCTCCATAATTATATTTAATTTGAGGTTTAATAAAATATTGACTTGCTAGATACTTTGTTGTCCAAGTACTATCTCCATAGAATTCTAATTGTTCATATCCTCCATACACTAAAAAATCAAATTTTTCATTTATTTTTTGATTATATTTTAATGTATAACTATCCTCAGTACTATCGCAGATTCCATTATAATCTCCTGCCATACTAGGATCTTTTTCAAATTGATCTTTTTTTAATGGTCCTGAATAATAATCTTTTAACTTATTATGTCTATAGTTGGCTTCTAAACTTCCATTATCTAAAAGATATTTACCTCTTAACCAAATAGCTTCTTTTTTATCATCTTTATCATATTTTTTATATTGTTCTCTTTGATTTTTATCTCTAAATCCTTCACTTCTATATCCATTATAAGCAATATCCATTAATAATCTATCAGTTACTTTAGTTCCATAGTTTAAACTTCCCTTTGCTGTTTTCCAAGAACCTATTTCTAAACCTACACTACCATAGTTTTTCTTATCTTGAGGTGCTTTAGTAATAATATTGATAACTCCTCCAGCTGCTCCATCTCCATACATTACAGCTCCACCAGATGGAATTACTTCAATTTTTTCAATTTGTGATACAGGAATTTGACTTGTATAATACCAGCTACCTTGAATATTATTTAATGGTACTCCATCCATTAAAATAAGAGTATTTTGAGAAGCAGTAGCTCCATATCCTCTTAAATCAAAATAAGGTTCTGATCCTTCAGATGATGTAATTGTTAACCCTGGCACTCCTCTTAAAGCTTCAGCTACTGTATTAGCTCCCTTAGCTTGAATCTCTTCTTGAGTTACAATAGTGATATTTTTAGCAGTATCAAGTACACTTGTTTCAAAGTTTTCAGTTGAAATAACTGTTTCATTTAACTTTTGACTTGCTATTTTCTCCTCTGCCATTGTAGTTGTTCCAACAGCTAATATAGCTGCTAGCATTAAATATTTTTTCATTCTCTCCTCCTAAATGGTTGTATTAAAAATAAAAAGACTCTAACTAGGGTTTCCTAATTAGAGTCCAATTTTTTACAAATAATAATCTTGACAATATTATTAATATCATAAAATTGGTAAGTCTTCTGACTTAGCTTCATCCTACTTTCACACCTTCCCAGTTTCCCAGTGGCATTTTGCGATTTCGTCCACCTTACAGCAGTTTTCACTGTGAGGGATTTACACCCTACTTCCTCTATTAAGCTATATGCACCTAATTTCTATAATTTTATTATATTAAATATTTTTTCCTTTGTCAAGTTTTAAATGAAAAGCAACATTTTTAGAACAAATTATTTTTTTATCTTCTTTAATTCAACTTCTAATAGATCAAGTAATCTATCAAACTCTTTAGCCACAGCATGGAAGCTTTCCTCTTTTTCTAAATCAACACCAGCTTTTTTAAGTTGGCTCATAGGATGATCATTTCCTCCAGATTGAAGAAGAGTTAAATAATCTTTAGTAGCTTTTTCTCTCTCCTCTTGGCTATATTTTTCATTTGTAATTCTATCATATAGATTTGCAGATGAAGCAAAGCTTGTAGCATATTGATATACATAATATGGAGAGTTAAAGAAATGAGGGATTCTTGCCCAAATTACCTTTTGAAGTTCGTCCATTGCAAGAGTATCTCCAAAATATTGTTTAAATAGATTATCCATAATTCCACTTAATACATCTGGAGTGATAGCTTTTCCCTCTTCAACTAATTTATGAGCTTGATACTCATAGTTAGCAAATAGAGTTTGAATATAGAAAGTACCAACAATATTTCCTAAAGCTTGTTCTATTAGAGCTATCTTTTCATTTGAATCATCACTATTTTTTATCATGTAATCTAACATCAATCTTTCATTAAATGTTGATGCTACCTCTGCAACAAATATTGTATAGTCATGTGTTGCATATGGTTGAGCCTCACTAGAAAGAGTTGAGTGCATAGCGTGTCCCATTTCATGAGCCACTGTAAATACATCATCCATAGTTCCTTGATAATTTAAAAGTACATATGGATGAACATCATAAATTCCCAATGAGTATGCTCCACTTCTCTTATTTTCAGTTTCAAATACATCTATCCAACCATCACTTAAAGCAGTTGCCATTTTCTTTGTATACTCTTCTCCCAATGGAGCTACTGATGCTAATACCATCTCTTTTGCTTTATCATATTCAAATTCTTTATTGTATTCAACAATGTTTATGCTATTATCATAATAGTGATAATCTTTTAATCCCAATGCTTTTTGTCTAAGTTTTACATATCTTTGTAGTGGAGCATTGTTATCTATTGCTGATTTTAAAAGAGTTTCAAATACTTCTACTGGTACATTTTTAGGCTCTAAAGCTTTTTCTAAAGTTGAATTATAGTTTCTTGCTTGAGCAGAAGCAGCATCTCTTTGTAAAAGTGATCTATAAATAGCTGCATATGTATTTTTATTTCCATCAAAAGAGCTATAAAGAGCTTCAAAAGCTTTTCTTCTATCCTCTTGATTTCTATTTGTAGACAATACTTTTGAGTAAATTCCATTTGTAACAGGTCCTTTATATCCATCAGATAGCTCTACTTCATTCCATTTCATATCTGATATAGATAGTTCTCCATAAATATCATCTGGTGCTCCCATATATTGTCCATAGTATGAAAGAAGTTTTTCTTTTTCAGCATCTAATACATGTCCTTGTAATCTATAAATTTCCATTATATTAAATTTTTGATCTCTTAACTCTTCATTTTTTTCTATCCATTTTTCCATAGTTTCCTTTGGAATTTCTAAAATTTCAGGAGTCATCCAAGCTACTGTTACAGAGTATTGAGTGAATAGTGCTTGAATCTCTTGCATCTTAATCGAAGCTACTTCATCTTTAGAGTTTAAATCTTTTAACATATATGGATATACATATAATTTTTCAGCTCTTCTATTTAACTCCTCTTCTAATTTTATTAACTCAATAAATTTTTCACAACTATATCTTATTTTTCCCTTATATTCAGGAACTTTTTTCATTAACTCTTTTACTTCTGAAAGCTCTCTATCCCAAGCTTCCCAATTTTCATAGTAATCTGTTAGATTCCATTTATATTTTTGATCAATCTCATCTCTTTTTAACATCTTCTTTTCCATATTTTCTCCTTCTTCTACTGTTTTTTCCATTGTTGTAACTTTTTCTTGAACATTTTTTGCTTTATTTTCACCATCAAAATATAATTTAGCTCCTATAAGACTAGCAATAAGTCCTATTATAACAAATTTTTTTATTTTCATACCCCCATTTTCACTATGTTATATAAATTATTATAACATAATTTTTTAAAAAAATTAACTAACACACTTTACTATATATTTTCTATTTAAAAAGGGAAATTAATTATTTGATATTGAACAAATTTTACTCGTGAAATTAAATTATACAATGTTTAGTGTAATTTAATAATAAAATGTGATATAATAATAAAAAAATAAAATATATTAAGGAGGATAATTTTGAATAAATATAATCTTGATTTTTTAGATGAAAATATAATAAACCAAATTATTTCAGATGCTGAGAAAAAAAGTGAAGATTTTGAATTAGTTAGAGAAATCTTAAAAAAAGCTGAAAAAGCTGAAGGAATAAGTGATGAAGAAGCTGCTATTCTTTTAAGTATAAAAGATGAAAATCTACTTGAAGAGATGTATGCTGTTTCAAAAAAAATTAAAGAGAAAATCTATGGAAAAAGAATTGTTATGTTTGCTCCACTTTATATTAGTAACTACTGTGTAAACAATTGTAGATATTGTGGATATAAACATTGTAATGATGAATTATTTAGAAAAAAATTAAATAGTGAAGAATTAATAGCCGAAGTTAAAGCTCTTGAGAAACTTGGACATAAAAGAATAGCTCTTGAAGCTGGGGAAGATCCTATTAACTGTTCAATTGATTATGTATTAGATTGTATAAAAGATATCTACTCAATAAAATTTAAAAATGGAAGTATCAGAAGAATAAATGTAAATATTGCTGCTACAACTGTTGAAAATTACAGAAAATTAAAAGAAGCTGAAATAGGTACATATATTCTTTTCCAAGAATCATATCATAAACCTACTTATGAATATTTCCACCTTCAAGGACCTAAAAAAGATTATGAATATCATACAACTGCTATGTTTAGAGCAAGAGAAGCTGGAATTGATGATGTTGGTATAGGGGTTCTTTATGGACTTTATGATTATAAATATGAAACAATAGCTATGATTAGATATGCTAATGAACTTGAAAAAGTTACAGGAGTAGGACCTCATACTATATCTGTTCCTAGATTAAGACCTGCTGAAAATGTATCACTAGAAAACTATCCACATCTTGTAGCTGACAAAGACTTTAAAAAACTTGTTGCAGTTTTAAGACTTGCAGTTCCTTATACAGGACTTATTATTTCAACTAGAGAAGAAGCAGGATTTAGAGATGAGATAATTGATATTGGAATCTCTCAAGTAAGTAGTGGCTCTTGTACTGGTGTTGGTGGATACTCTGAAAGAGAAAAAAATATAGATGAAAAACCTCAATTTGAGTTAGGTGACAATAGATCTCCAATGGAAATGTTAAAAAGCTTAATTGAAAGTGGATATATCCCAAGTTATTGTACTGCTTGTTATAGAAATGGACGTACAGGGGATAGATTTATGGAGATAGCTAAGAGTGGACAGATCAATGTTATGTGTGAAGCTAATGCACTAATGACTTTAAAAGAGTTTTTATTAGATTATGCTGATGAAGATTTGAGGGCTCTTGGAGATAGAGTTATTATGGAAACTTTAGAAAAAATGCCTAATGAAGAATTTAAAGCTAAAATAAGAGAAAACTTAAAACTTATCGAAAGTGGAGTAAGAGATATAAACGTTTAGTGAACTACTCCCACCTATAGAGGAGGGAGTCTTCTTAGAGATTTTAGATAAAATACAATTACACCCAAAATCTTTATTAAATAAGATGGAGGGTGTATTTTTTATTAAAAATATAGTAATTTATGATATAATCTATAAAAAATCTTATGAAAGGTAAAATATGGATATAAAAGTAGAGATAACAAGAAAAAAGATAAAAAATATAATTTTAAAAATAACTCCTGATGGAAGAGTTTTAATCTCTGCTCCTACAAGAGTTCCTCAAAGCTATTTAAAAGAGTTTATTAAAACTAAAGAAGATTGGATAGTAAAAAAATTAGAAGAGGTTAAAAATAGAAAGAAAAAAGAGATAAATTATGAAAGTGGTGAAGAAATAATATATCTTGGGAAAAAATACTATTTAGAAGTAATAAACTCTTATACTGAAAAAATTGTTATTCAAGATGAAAAAATATATATCTATTGTTTAAAAAATTCAACTACTGAAGACAGAGAAAGAATATTTAAGAACTGGCTAAAGGTAGAACTTGGAACTATTTTAAAAGATTTAACTTATAAAATTGGAAAGATGATAGGTTATCTTCCTAATGAAATAAGGATAAGAGATATGAAAAGTCGTTGGGGTTCATGTATCTCAGCTAGAAAAGTAATTACATATAATTTACAACTTGCTTTTCAACCTCTTCCACTTATTGAATATGTAGTTTTACATGAACTTGCTCATATTCCATATCCAAATCATCAAAAAGAGTTTTGGAATTTTGTTGAAAAATTTATTCCTGATTGGAAAGAGAGAAGAAAACTATTAAATAAAAGAGGTAGTTAAAAAATTTAATTGTAATTTTCTTAAATAATAACTACTCAACTATTACTAATAAATATATAAAAAAATTCTACCCTAATATCAACTAAAGCC is a window encoding:
- a CDS encoding S1 RNA-binding domain-containing protein — encoded protein: MIKIGKRQKMIVDRFTSVGAYLTEVEKEGEELEDISILLPNNELEERELKEGDEVEVLIYMDSEDRPVATFRKTEALVGTLAKLEVTDVNPKLGAFMDWGLKKELLLPRGQQEIPVEVGKKYLVGIYEDSKGRLSATMKIYKFLLPSTSIKKNDIVSGTVYRIEPNIGVFVAVEDRYFGLIPKIEYFKDYKVGDEIEARVIRVREDGKIDLTPRERAYIQIDEDAELILGKMRLLGDSFGFTDKSSPEEIIDYFNMSKKAFKRAMGNLLKNGKVEKNEKGYYRIVKKTK
- a CDS encoding ABC transporter ATP-binding protein, whose product is MQLKKIVKNYGDKKVLGGIDIEIEERKITAILGESGCGKSTLLNIIAGKIKDYSGEIIFEREHKKGISYVFQEDTLIPWKTVYSNLEFVLKGKVEKSELDERIKKYLKIVNLEGSEKEFPNMLSGGMKRRVGIARAFAFPSNYMFMDEPFEFLDVKIKEEIVEDLIKLQESEKKTIILITHDIDTAITLGEKIVVLGGKPSVVRSSFINKFALKILENSEEKEKFKLEIKKLFL
- a CDS encoding ABC transporter permease subunit translates to MKRYSYQNSYLFLSSIIFLVVWEIIAKVVGNQMIFPDILTVFNSLIEILKNENFLIILFNTLKKAVISLIVSFFLGSVLGILAYRYKICDMIFFPFVNFIKSIPTIVVIILVLIWSKVEFVPFFAGIMIVLPIIYENIIGGIESIDRDLIKMARIYDVSRFLIYRDIYIPSIYFHLSSTLPSIVGLALKVIIAGEVLAQDPLSIGGEIFMGKIYLESATIFAWIIIIILVNFLIEVTIKSFNRKMSSWRKE
- a CDS encoding ABC transporter substrate-binding protein codes for the protein MKKKFIYFILMLILGINIYSKDKIKVVAPDGLPALSLVKMINEKPQIDGVDVEYKIEKLSESLVMTLMKKDADIAIVPSNLAGQLYNKGLGYKIGGTVGWGSFYVISRENFDSLKDLKGKEIGTIGKGLTPDIILQTLLKKNGLDLSKDIKIDYLSSGNELAPLYLSGKKDIVVIAEPMASKILSKDKNSKINVELNQEWKKLFNVAKGYPQSTLIVSEDILKENPNFLDEFIKDLKDSIEFIESNDNKRLEYISKAQITLPKDIIDEAIKKANFDFTTGAEGKDEYMIYFREIAENNKKAIGGKIPDEEIFISK
- a CDS encoding ATP-binding cassette domain-containing protein, with translation MSDIILTVDNFSLNIKNRTVLQNVTFNVERGDYLAIGGIPGSGKSSLIKSMLGLITTGIEGEIAYHNIGKDEVSYIPQNVMQTKEEFPGTAREIVAIGMISRNRGKIMGESDWEKVDELLKDMGLFEVRDKKINKLNTLQQLKVNMAKHMITDPKLLYIDNPSSTLDVKSKINFYETVKRMCDNRQLTVIFITHNIKEISKFANKLLFLRKREKNFYFGDCADFIKEKESKVK
- a CDS encoding TonB-dependent receptor; the protein is MKKYLMLAAILAVGTTTMAEEKIASQKLNETVISTENFETSVLDTAKNITIVTQEEIQAKGANTVAEALRGVPGLTITSSEGSEPYFDLRGYGATASQNTLILMDGVPLNNIQGSWYYTSQIPVSQIEKIEVIPSGGAVMYGDGAAGGVINIITKAPQDKKNYGSVGLEIGSWKTAKGSLNYGTKVTDRLLMDIAYNGYRSEGFRDKNQREQYKKYDKDDKKEAIWLRGKYLLDNGSLEANYRHNKLKDYYSGPLKKDQFEKDPSMAGDYNGICDSTEDSYTLKYNQKINEKFDFLVYGGYEQLEFYGDSTWTTKYLASQYFIKPQIKYNYGDNSYIILGGDYKDGKSEDKLNTSAKDKTRESYAGYILNKTTVGDWQFTQGYRREKIKYDSGDIIFDKKNENNANSYELGVNYLYSDTGSLYLSYVNGYRSPSLQDMGVNYKAWGGDFKIQETETYELGIKDIYKNTYISASIFLMNTKDEIYYDSNMVLYPGAYPGANKNFDGKIERRGAQLSLNHYFDKLTLREGISLIKSEIKDGVNKNNEFPGVPKWTVNLGATYSFTEKLIGNIDMYYQSAAYGNDDFANKLGKNNEYTTVDTNLTYKFNDGLEIYGGIKNLFDEEYCSSFVLQEYPGYGSHNPADGRSYYAGFRYNF
- the pepF gene encoding oligoendopeptidase F, whose product is MLKRDEIDQKYKWNLTDYYENWEAWDRELSEVKELMKKVPEYKGKIRYSCEKFIELIKLEEELNRRAEKLYVYPYMLKDLNSKDEVASIKMQEIQALFTQYSVTVAWMTPEILEIPKETMEKWIEKNEELRDQKFNIMEIYRLQGHVLDAEKEKLLSYYGQYMGAPDDIYGELSISDMKWNEVELSDGYKGPVTNGIYSKVLSTNRNQEDRRKAFEALYSSFDGNKNTYAAIYRSLLQRDAASAQARNYNSTLEKALEPKNVPVEVFETLLKSAIDNNAPLQRYVKLRQKALGLKDYHYYDNSINIVEYNKEFEYDKAKEMVLASVAPLGEEYTKKMATALSDGWIDVFETENKRSGAYSLGIYDVHPYVLLNYQGTMDDVFTVAHEMGHAMHSTLSSEAQPYATHDYTIFVAEVASTFNERLMLDYMIKNSDDSNEKIALIEQALGNIVGTFYIQTLFANYEYQAHKLVEEGKAITPDVLSGIMDNLFKQYFGDTLAMDELQKVIWARIPHFFNSPYYVYQYATSFASSANLYDRITNEKYSQEEREKATKDYLTLLQSGGNDHPMSQLKKAGVDLEKEESFHAVAKEFDRLLDLLEVELKKIKK
- the hydG gene encoding [FeFe] hydrogenase H-cluster radical SAM maturase HydG; the protein is MLNKYNLDFLDENIINQIISDAEKKSEDFELVREILKKAEKAEGISDEEAAILLSIKDENLLEEMYAVSKKIKEKIYGKRIVMFAPLYISNYCVNNCRYCGYKHCNDELFRKKLNSEELIAEVKALEKLGHKRIALEAGEDPINCSIDYVLDCIKDIYSIKFKNGSIRRINVNIAATTVENYRKLKEAEIGTYILFQESYHKPTYEYFHLQGPKKDYEYHTTAMFRAREAGIDDVGIGVLYGLYDYKYETIAMIRYANELEKVTGVGPHTISVPRLRPAENVSLENYPHLVADKDFKKLVAVLRLAVPYTGLIISTREEAGFRDEIIDIGISQVSSGSCTGVGGYSEREKNIDEKPQFELGDNRSPMEMLKSLIESGYIPSYCTACYRNGRTGDRFMEIAKSGQINVMCEANALMTLKEFLLDYADEDLRALGDRVIMETLEKMPNEEFKAKIRENLKLIESGVRDINV
- a CDS encoding M48 family metallopeptidase; this translates as MDIKVEITRKKIKNIILKITPDGRVLISAPTRVPQSYLKEFIKTKEDWIVKKLEEVKNRKKKEINYESGEEIIYLGKKYYLEVINSYTEKIVIQDEKIYIYCLKNSTTEDRERIFKNWLKVELGTILKDLTYKIGKMIGYLPNEIRIRDMKSRWGSCISARKVITYNLQLAFQPLPLIEYVVLHELAHIPYPNHQKEFWNFVEKFIPDWKERRKLLNKRGS